In a single window of the Leptolyngbyaceae cyanobacterium genome:
- a CDS encoding cation:proton antiporter, whose translation MESSFEITLQIVIAVIAGISAQILAELLKVPSIVFLLLFGILLGPDISGILHPTWLGTGLEVMVALFVAVILFEGGLNLELRDLGKVSGSLRNLVTLGTLITLIGGGMAAHWLAEFPWPIAFLYASLVVVTGPTVVSPLLKHVKVDRQVAALLEGEGVLIDPVGAILAVVVLDTILNADANPLIAISGLFLRLGIGGAIGAAGGWLMGFILKRANFLSEDLKNLVVLAGLWGLFGLAQLIRSESGLMATVVAGIVLKASSVPEERLLRRFKGQLTILSISVLFIFLSAGLSIASIFALGWGSLFTVFVLMFVVRPISISLCTLNSGLNWRQKAFASWIAPRGIVSASVASLFSILLTQRGINGGDSIKALVFLTIMMTVFVQGLTAGWIANWLQITSKEATGAVIVGCNPVSRLIARIFKENDQSVVLIDTDPEACKIAEQENLKVFLSSGLDTRVLEEAGLASAGTFLAMTSNGEVNLVLAQRAAEEFAPPHVLAVFPRDPQASTPNNKSKVQQAFASHLQIKTWNEYLNDGTVKLGETRLKEDGFAFQQAHLQALIRAGELMPLLMEREERLGVVSAPEDWEVGDRIIYLLHDPRPKLLKRLSGAAPSSRLALEKLPKVEEVPIPSPAMEFPLEKA comes from the coding sequence ATGGAATCATCGTTTGAAATTACACTGCAAATCGTCATTGCCGTTATAGCAGGTATCAGCGCTCAAATTTTGGCGGAGTTGCTGAAAGTTCCCAGCATTGTCTTCTTGTTGCTGTTTGGCATTTTGCTAGGCCCTGATATTTCTGGGATACTGCATCCTACTTGGCTGGGTACTGGTTTAGAAGTGATGGTAGCCCTCTTTGTAGCGGTGATCCTGTTTGAAGGGGGTTTAAACCTAGAACTGCGAGATTTAGGTAAGGTTTCCGGTAGCCTGCGAAATTTAGTTACTTTGGGAACTCTGATTACTTTAATTGGCGGCGGTATGGCAGCCCACTGGCTAGCCGAGTTTCCGTGGCCGATCGCATTTCTCTATGCTTCTTTGGTAGTAGTGACTGGCCCAACGGTAGTTAGTCCCTTACTCAAACACGTCAAAGTCGATCGACAAGTCGCTGCACTGCTAGAAGGAGAAGGCGTTTTAATCGATCCGGTGGGAGCAATTCTAGCAGTAGTCGTTCTAGATACTATCCTGAACGCAGATGCTAACCCGTTGATTGCCATTAGCGGTTTGTTCTTGCGGCTGGGGATTGGTGGCGCGATCGGTGCGGCGGGTGGTTGGCTAATGGGTTTTATACTCAAAAGAGCCAATTTTTTATCAGAAGACCTGAAAAACTTAGTCGTCTTAGCAGGTTTATGGGGTTTGTTCGGATTAGCTCAATTAATCCGCAGCGAATCGGGGCTGATGGCAACTGTAGTAGCAGGCATCGTACTCAAAGCTTCTTCAGTACCCGAAGAAAGGTTATTGCGTCGATTTAAAGGGCAACTAACCATTCTGAGCATTTCAGTTTTATTCATCTTTTTATCAGCAGGTTTGTCAATTGCCAGTATTTTTGCTTTAGGTTGGGGTAGCTTGTTTACCGTATTCGTGCTGATGTTTGTAGTGCGTCCCATCAGCATTAGTTTGTGTACGCTAAATAGCGGGCTGAACTGGCGACAAAAGGCATTTGCGAGTTGGATTGCCCCAAGAGGGATCGTTTCTGCCTCGGTAGCTTCCCTATTCTCTATTTTGCTAACTCAAAGAGGAATCAATGGGGGCGATTCGATTAAGGCGTTAGTATTCCTCACGATTATGATGACTGTTTTCGTGCAAGGACTGACTGCTGGCTGGATCGCCAATTGGTTGCAAATAACCTCTAAAGAAGCAACCGGGGCGGTAATTGTGGGCTGCAATCCCGTCAGCCGATTAATTGCGCGTATTTTTAAAGAAAACGATCAATCTGTGGTCTTGATCGATACCGATCCCGAAGCTTGCAAAATAGCCGAACAAGAGAATTTGAAGGTATTTTTAAGTAGCGGTCTGGATACTCGCGTTTTAGAAGAAGCGGGACTGGCTTCGGCGGGTACTTTTCTGGCGATGACCAGTAATGGAGAGGTAAATTTAGTTTTAGCTCAACGAGCAGCCGAAGAGTTTGCCCCTCCTCACGTTTTGGCGGTATTTCCTCGCGATCCCCAAGCTAGTACTCCCAACAATAAATCGAAAGTACAGCAAGCTTTTGCATCTCATTTGCAGATCAAAACTTGGAATGAATATTTAAATGACGGAACGGTTAAGTTGGGAGAAACGAGACTGAAAGAAGATGGATTTGCCTTTCAACAGGCACATCTGCAAGCGTTGATTCGTGCTGGGGAGTTAATGCCGTTGTTGATGGAACGGGAAGAACGGCTGGGGGTAGTATCGGCACCAGAAGATTGGGAAGTAGGCGATCGCATTATCTACTTATTGCACGATCCCAGACCAAAACTTTTGAAACGTTTATCAGGCGCAGCCCCTTCCTCTCGCCTTGCGTTAGAAAAATTGCCAAAAGTCGAAGAAGTTCCCATTCCTTCACCCGCGATGGAATTTCCTTTAGAAAAAGCGTGA
- a CDS encoding murein transglycosylase A, producing the protein MMIKALAGLTLSLGIALGTFSPALSTIPLEIVDLEQSEDLGLDGQIWGMNGEKGDRQALLSAIDNSLRYLRSPKAVAAYRQYRVSGITRDRVIRSLTRFRQLVLSSDSPEELQAAVQREFVFYQAAGKDGEGTVGFTGYFEPTYQASRRQTAEYRYPLYRLPSNFASWQRPHPTRLELEGEDGKTIDRRLRGLELVWLRDRLEAFLVQIQGSARLQLTDGSEMTVGFAGKTDRPYTSIGRELVNDGKMLLEGLTLPAVMQYFKSAPEEMNLYLPRNPSFVFFRETGGTSAIGSLGLPVTAERSIATDKSLMPPGALALIRAQIPFPDQVGQLEQRLVSRYVLDQDTGGAIKGPGRVDIFMGTGTMAGDRAGLINSNGQLYYLLLKN; encoded by the coding sequence ATGATGATCAAGGCACTGGCTGGTTTAACCTTGAGTTTGGGTATTGCGCTTGGCACTTTTTCTCCTGCTTTATCCACCATACCTTTGGAAATAGTCGATCTAGAGCAGTCCGAGGATCTGGGGTTAGATGGCCAAATTTGGGGAATGAATGGTGAAAAAGGCGATCGTCAAGCTTTGTTGAGTGCGATAGACAACAGCTTACGGTATTTGCGATCGCCTAAAGCAGTGGCAGCTTACCGTCAGTATCGGGTATCTGGCATTACTCGCGACCGGGTGATTCGCTCGTTAACTCGATTTAGGCAATTAGTTCTCAGTTCTGACTCGCCAGAAGAATTGCAAGCAGCCGTACAGCGAGAGTTTGTTTTTTACCAAGCAGCTGGCAAAGATGGAGAGGGTACAGTTGGTTTTACTGGTTACTTTGAACCAACTTATCAAGCTAGTCGCAGACAAACGGCTGAATATCGTTATCCGCTTTATCGTTTGCCATCTAATTTTGCTAGTTGGCAGCGTCCCCATCCTACTCGCCTTGAATTGGAGGGAGAAGATGGAAAAACGATCGACCGCCGCTTGCGAGGACTAGAATTAGTTTGGTTGCGCGATCGTTTAGAAGCTTTTTTAGTGCAAATCCAAGGTTCGGCGCGACTTCAGTTAACTGATGGTAGCGAAATGACCGTCGGTTTTGCAGGTAAAACCGATCGCCCCTATACAAGTATTGGTCGCGAACTAGTTAACGATGGCAAAATGTTGTTGGAAGGTTTAACCTTGCCAGCAGTGATGCAATATTTCAAGTCCGCGCCAGAGGAAATGAACCTCTATTTGCCGCGCAACCCCAGTTTTGTCTTTTTCCGAGAAACTGGTGGTACGTCTGCGATCGGTAGTTTGGGACTGCCCGTAACCGCCGAACGTTCCATTGCTACCGATAAGTCTCTCATGCCACCGGGAGCATTGGCGCTGATCCGCGCTCAGATTCCTTTCCCCGATCAAGTGGGACAGTTAGAACAACGGCTGGTCAGTCGATACGTACTCGATCAAGATACCGGTGGCGCAATTAAAGGCCCGGGTCGCGTCGATATTTTTATGGGAACCGGGACAATGGCAGGCGATCGCGCAGGTTTAATTAACTCAAACGGACAGCTTTATTACCTGTTGCTCAAAAATTAA
- a CDS encoding ADP-ribosylglycohydrolase family protein — MLLELAIGDAYGAGFEYADPQIVQEYNDLSKFIQHPRHQIKPGCYTDDTQMSIAIAEAILSQEPWIPELLASKFVAAFKRDPREGYASKFYDFLLKVNDGAEFLAKINFSSDKSGAAMRAVPIGVLPRIEKVIEYCQIQAAITHNTPDGINAALASALMSHYFIYQLGPKKDLGIFLESNVPGQWSQPWQGEVKSKGWMSVRAAITAITRHDSMREILKDCIAFTGDVDTVGAIALAAASCSTEVAQDLPTHLIETLENDSYGREYLIELDEKLMSNIK; from the coding sequence ATGCTATTAGAATTAGCGATCGGTGATGCTTACGGTGCAGGTTTTGAATATGCCGATCCGCAAATAGTTCAGGAATACAACGACCTCAGCAAATTCATACAGCATCCTCGCCACCAAATCAAGCCGGGGTGTTACACTGACGATACTCAGATGAGTATTGCGATCGCAGAAGCAATCCTATCTCAAGAACCTTGGATACCAGAACTTTTAGCCAGTAAATTTGTAGCAGCTTTCAAAAGAGACCCTAGAGAAGGCTATGCCAGTAAATTTTATGATTTTTTACTTAAAGTGAACGATGGAGCCGAATTTTTAGCAAAAATTAACTTTTCCAGCGATAAAAGTGGGGCAGCCATGCGTGCTGTCCCCATAGGTGTTTTACCTAGGATTGAAAAAGTAATTGAATATTGCCAAATCCAAGCCGCAATCACCCATAATACACCTGATGGAATTAATGCAGCCCTCGCCTCTGCTTTAATGTCTCACTACTTTATTTACCAACTAGGGCCAAAAAAAGACCTGGGCATATTTTTGGAGAGTAACGTACCCGGTCAATGGTCGCAGCCGTGGCAAGGAGAAGTCAAATCAAAAGGCTGGATGAGTGTCAGGGCAGCTATTACAGCGATTACCCGTCATGATTCGATGAGGGAAATTTTAAAAGATTGTATCGCTTTTACGGGTGATGTAGATACCGTAGGGGCGATCGCATTAGCCGCCGCTTCTTGTAGCACTGAAGTTGCTCAAGACTTGCCAACGCACCTGATCGAAACATTAGAAAATGATTCTTACGGTAGAGAATATTTGATTGAACTGGATGAGAAACTAATGAGTAATATCAAATGA
- a CDS encoding Mo-dependent nitrogenase C-terminal domain-containing protein: MNVSDSTIENRTLTTWVWIDQADITSVSSLYQPPKPKKFDFFKPLRQLLERVDVKDKELAHRLCQMIPAQCPFERDVKLFGRTLFHIPPMCKLNPLYEEVMALRFRAICYLADECGEDVTPYC; this comes from the coding sequence ATGAATGTATCTGATTCTACCATAGAAAATCGTACCTTGACAACATGGGTGTGGATCGATCAAGCAGACATCACCTCTGTATCTTCTCTTTACCAACCCCCCAAGCCGAAAAAGTTCGATTTTTTCAAACCATTACGTCAGTTACTCGAGCGGGTAGATGTAAAAGACAAAGAATTGGCTCATCGCTTGTGCCAAATGATTCCGGCTCAGTGTCCCTTTGAACGGGATGTCAAACTATTCGGTCGTACCCTGTTTCATATTCCTCCAATGTGTAAGCTCAATCCACTATATGAGGAAGTGATGGCTTTGCGTTTTCGTGCTATATGCTATTTAGCAGATGAATGCGGTGAAGATGTAACGCCTTATTGTTAG
- a CDS encoding ribonuclease J, with the protein MTQNGSSSTIKIIPLGGLHEIGKNTCIFEYQDEIILLDAGLAFPTDGMHGVNIVLPDITYLRENRHKIKGMIVTHGHEDHIGGIPYHLKQFDIPVIYGPRLAMALLQGKLEEAGVANRTELRKVQPRDIVRIGSHFFAEFIRNTHSISDSFTVAIHTPEGVIIHTGDFKIDHTPVDGEFFDLQRLAEHGEKGILCLISDSTNSEVPGQTPSERSVYPNLDRIFSQAPGRVMVTTFASSVHRISMILDLAKKHNRVVSIVGRSMLNVIAHARNLGYIKCEDELLQPWHVVRNLPDEKVLILTTGSQGEPLAAMTRIANQEHPNIKIRKGDTVVFSANPIPGNTIAVVNTIDKLMIQGANVIYGREKGIHVSGHACQEDQKLMIALTRPKFFLPVHGEHRMLVQHAKTAQSMGIPAENMVIVDNGDIVELTQDNIRIGGKVPSGIQLVDSAGVLHDNVLKERQQLAEDGVVTVAAAVDWDGKLVAKPEVHLRGVVTSVEQSLLQKLVQQTIENLLSDRFREFARTFETEEIEVDWTGLKVQIEQSIQRLLRRELQSRPLLVFLMQSPEAPPVKVTGRRRRATARVAS; encoded by the coding sequence ATGACACAAAACGGATCATCATCAACCATCAAAATTATTCCTCTAGGCGGTCTCCATGAAATTGGCAAAAATACCTGCATTTTCGAGTACCAAGATGAAATTATCCTGCTAGATGCGGGATTGGCTTTTCCTACGGATGGGATGCACGGAGTCAACATAGTTTTACCGGACATCACTTATTTAAGAGAAAATCGCCATAAAATTAAGGGCATGATCGTTACCCACGGTCATGAAGATCATATCGGTGGTATTCCTTATCACTTAAAGCAATTTGATATTCCCGTAATTTATGGCCCTCGGTTGGCGATGGCTTTATTGCAAGGCAAACTAGAAGAAGCTGGTGTTGCCAATCGCACTGAGTTAAGAAAAGTTCAACCACGAGATATAGTTCGCATTGGGTCTCACTTTTTCGCTGAATTTATTCGCAATACGCACTCAATTTCTGACAGTTTCACGGTAGCAATTCATACCCCAGAAGGAGTGATAATCCATACTGGAGATTTCAAGATCGACCATACTCCAGTAGATGGAGAATTCTTCGATCTGCAAAGGCTAGCAGAACACGGAGAAAAGGGAATTTTGTGTTTGATTAGTGACTCTACTAACTCAGAAGTTCCTGGTCAAACTCCTTCCGAAAGGTCTGTTTATCCTAATTTGGATCGGATCTTTTCCCAAGCTCCCGGACGAGTAATGGTTACCACGTTTGCTTCTTCAGTACATCGAATCAGTATGATTCTAGATTTGGCGAAAAAGCATAATCGTGTAGTGTCGATAGTAGGCCGATCGATGCTCAACGTGATCGCCCACGCCCGCAATCTCGGTTATATCAAATGTGAAGATGAGTTGCTTCAACCTTGGCACGTCGTTCGCAACTTACCGGACGAAAAGGTTTTGATTTTAACTACCGGATCGCAAGGGGAACCGTTGGCGGCGATGACTCGGATTGCTAATCAAGAACACCCGAATATTAAAATCCGCAAAGGGGATACGGTGGTGTTTTCCGCTAATCCGATTCCGGGGAATACGATCGCAGTTGTCAATACCATTGATAAACTGATGATCCAGGGCGCTAACGTGATCTACGGACGCGAAAAAGGCATTCATGTTTCCGGTCACGCCTGTCAGGAAGACCAAAAGCTAATGATTGCTTTAACTCGTCCTAAATTCTTCTTACCCGTACACGGCGAACACCGAATGTTAGTTCAGCACGCCAAAACCGCTCAAAGTATGGGTATTCCAGCCGAAAATATGGTGATCGTGGATAACGGCGATATCGTAGAACTAACTCAAGATAACATTCGGATTGGTGGAAAAGTACCTTCCGGTATTCAGTTGGTGGATAGCGCTGGAGTTCTCCACGATAACGTTCTCAAGGAAAGACAGCAACTGGCTGAAGATGGTGTAGTTACCGTGGCAGCAGCAGTGGATTGGGATGGTAAACTGGTGGCGAAGCCGGAAGTACACTTACGAGGTGTAGTAACGTCTGTCGAACAAAGTCTGCTGCAAAAACTGGTGCAACAAACTATTGAAAATTTGTTGAGCGATCGCTTCCGCGAATTTGCCCGAACTTTTGAAACTGAAGAGATTGAAGTTGACTGGACTGGGTTAAAAGTACAAATCGAGCAGTCTATTCAAAGGCTACTGCGTCGTGAATTACAAAGCCGTCCTTTACTAGTCTTCTTGATGCAAAGTCCGGAAGCACCTCCAGTTAAAGTAACCGGTCGTCGCCGTCGCGCTACTGCCAGAGTCGCTTCTTAA
- the dapA gene encoding 4-hydroxy-tetrahydrodipicolinate synthase, whose protein sequence is MVNFGRVITAMITPFKEDGSVNYTVAEQLAVELADNGSDGIVVCGTTGESPTLTWDEEYELFQVVQKAVVGKAKVIAGTGSNSTKEAIAATQKAAKLGLDGSLQVVPYYNKPPQEGLYRHFEAIAQSSPDLPIMLYNIPGRTGQNLSPETVARLSKISNIVAIKEASGNLDQASQIRALTPSEFKIYSGDDSLTLPLLAVGGAGVVSVASHLVGTQIQQMIQAFEAGKNQEAIQIHIQLLPLFKALFLTTNPIPVKAALKLKGWDVGITRSPLWESAPEVNEKLKAVLKDLSLL, encoded by the coding sequence GTGGTAAATTTCGGACGAGTTATAACAGCGATGATTACGCCGTTTAAGGAAGACGGCAGCGTCAACTACACCGTAGCAGAACAGTTAGCAGTCGAGCTAGCAGATAATGGTTCAGATGGAATAGTTGTTTGCGGTACAACCGGAGAATCTCCCACTTTAACTTGGGATGAAGAGTACGAACTATTTCAGGTTGTCCAAAAAGCAGTAGTCGGCAAAGCAAAAGTAATAGCCGGGACTGGTTCTAATTCGACCAAAGAAGCGATCGCAGCTACCCAAAAAGCCGCTAAACTAGGATTAGATGGCTCATTACAAGTGGTTCCTTACTATAACAAACCACCCCAAGAAGGGCTGTATCGGCATTTTGAGGCGATCGCGCAATCCTCTCCCGATCTGCCTATTATGCTCTATAATATACCAGGCCGCACGGGTCAAAATCTTTCTCCAGAAACGGTTGCCCGGTTGTCTAAAATTTCTAATATTGTTGCCATTAAAGAAGCCAGTGGTAACTTAGACCAAGCAAGTCAAATTCGCGCTCTTACACCATCTGAATTTAAGATCTACTCTGGGGATGATTCTCTTACCCTTCCCTTACTAGCAGTTGGCGGTGCAGGTGTAGTAAGTGTAGCCAGCCATCTGGTAGGAACACAAATTCAGCAAATGATTCAAGCATTTGAAGCGGGAAAAAATCAAGAAGCAATTCAGATTCACATCCAACTTTTACCCTTATTCAAAGCTTTGTTTTTAACGACTAATCCCATTCCAGTGAAAGCTGCTCTTAAACTAAAAGGTTGGGATGTAGGAATAACTCGCTCACCCTTATGGGAATCAGCACCGGAAGTCAACGAAAAATTAAAAGCTGTCTTAAAAGACCTTTCCTTACTATAA
- a CDS encoding aspartate-semialdehyde dehydrogenase, producing the protein MLKSYRVAILGATGAVGTELLELLESRQFPVADLKLLASPRSAGRTMQFKGTDLPVEPVSDRSFDNIDIVLASAGGSTSKALAAKIVDAGAVMIDNSSAFRMVPEVPLVIPEVNPEAAASHQGIIANPNCTTILMAMAVWPLHKVQPVKRMVVATYQSASGAGARAMEEVKHQAMAILKGEMPKAEVLPYPLAFNLFPHNSSLNELGYCEEEMKMVNETRKIFGDPNIRITATCVRVPVLRAHSEAINLEFEQPLTVEKARHILTHAPGVKLVEDWKANYFPMPMEASGKDEVLVGRIREDISNPGGLEIWLSGDQIRKGAALNAVQIAELLANQNLVGQASLSVSS; encoded by the coding sequence TTGTTAAAATCATATCGAGTCGCTATTTTGGGAGCAACGGGCGCTGTAGGCACGGAATTGCTGGAATTGTTAGAAAGTCGTCAATTCCCAGTGGCAGATTTAAAACTGCTGGCTTCGCCCCGTTCGGCTGGCCGTACCATGCAGTTTAAAGGGACGGATTTACCCGTAGAGCCAGTCAGCGATCGCTCTTTTGACAACATAGATATAGTGTTGGCATCTGCGGGTGGCTCTACCTCCAAAGCTTTGGCGGCTAAAATAGTTGATGCGGGCGCGGTAATGATCGATAACTCTAGCGCCTTTCGTATGGTTCCGGAAGTACCCTTAGTAATACCGGAAGTTAATCCAGAGGCTGCTGCCTCTCATCAAGGCATTATTGCCAACCCCAACTGTACGACGATCTTAATGGCAATGGCAGTTTGGCCACTACATAAAGTACAGCCCGTGAAAAGAATGGTCGTAGCAACTTACCAATCTGCTAGCGGTGCTGGAGCAAGGGCAATGGAAGAAGTAAAGCACCAGGCTATGGCTATTTTAAAGGGTGAAATGCCAAAAGCAGAAGTATTGCCTTACCCGCTAGCATTTAATTTGTTTCCCCACAATTCCTCATTGAATGAATTGGGATATTGTGAAGAAGAAATGAAAATGGTTAACGAAACCCGCAAAATTTTCGGTGACCCCAATATTAGAATTACGGCAACTTGTGTTCGGGTTCCCGTCTTGCGGGCGCATTCGGAAGCAATTAATCTAGAATTCGAGCAGCCTTTAACTGTAGAAAAAGCTCGGCACATCCTAACTCATGCTCCTGGAGTAAAACTAGTAGAAGACTGGAAAGCAAATTATTTCCCGATGCCGATGGAAGCTAGCGGTAAAGACGAAGTTTTAGTGGGTCGAATTAGGGAAGATATTTCTAACCCTGGTGGATTAGAAATTTGGCTCAGCGGCGATCAAATTCGCAAAGGCGCTGCTTTGAATGCAGTACAAATTGCAGAACTTTTAGCTAATCAGAATTTGGTTGGTCAAGCCAGCTTATCTGTTTCTAGTTAG
- the tig gene encoding trigger factor, giving the protein MKVTQEKLPSSQIGLEIEIPPEMSKKAYEQVFKDVARSANIPGFRRGKVPRHILLQQFGAMRLKAAALEELIRDGVREAIKQESITAIGNYQLRSNFEELVNQYEPGKGLTFSAAVDVPPEVNLKQYTGLNLKAEEVKYDATKVDQFLEDRRKEQATLVPVSARAAQQGDVAVIDFKGRIKSEGENEAEEEIPGGQAEDFQVELTEGRFIAGFVDGIVGMNVGETKEISLSFPEDYPQKDLAGKPAVFTITLKDLKEKELPEVNDDFAQEVSEFQTIAELRSNLESRFQEQAQDKTKANRQQAILDELLNQVEVDLPQTLIEQEVDELLTQTAMRLSSQGIDIKMLFNQETIPQLRERSRPEAIDRLKRSLALKEIAKQESIEVEPEALAARFKEVMDQYQNSKDIDPDRLREVIENELLTEKILSWLDEHSTIELVEEGSLSQSSQEDSEEVATSVTAEVSPTESEPSSSEQPQT; this is encoded by the coding sequence ATGAAAGTTACCCAGGAAAAGCTTCCCTCCAGCCAGATAGGTTTGGAAATAGAAATTCCGCCCGAAATGTCCAAAAAGGCTTACGAGCAAGTTTTTAAAGACGTTGCTCGTTCTGCCAACATACCTGGGTTTCGTAGAGGCAAAGTTCCTCGCCACATCCTACTACAGCAGTTTGGCGCTATGCGGCTCAAAGCAGCCGCCTTAGAAGAACTGATTCGCGATGGGGTTAGGGAAGCAATCAAACAAGAATCAATTACGGCTATTGGCAATTACCAATTGCGTTCTAACTTTGAGGAATTAGTCAACCAGTACGAACCGGGAAAAGGTTTGACCTTCTCAGCAGCAGTTGACGTACCACCAGAAGTAAACCTGAAACAATATACCGGGTTAAACCTGAAGGCAGAAGAAGTTAAGTATGATGCCACTAAAGTAGACCAGTTTTTAGAAGATCGTCGCAAAGAACAAGCTACTTTAGTGCCGGTTTCCGCTCGGGCTGCCCAGCAAGGAGATGTAGCGGTAATAGATTTTAAGGGGCGGATTAAGAGCGAAGGAGAGAATGAAGCCGAGGAAGAAATTCCGGGCGGTCAAGCCGAAGATTTTCAAGTAGAACTCACAGAAGGACGGTTTATCGCAGGTTTTGTCGATGGAATAGTCGGGATGAACGTAGGAGAAACCAAAGAAATTTCTCTCTCTTTCCCAGAAGATTATCCGCAAAAAGATTTAGCTGGTAAACCTGCGGTGTTTACGATAACGCTCAAAGACTTAAAAGAAAAAGAGCTTCCGGAAGTAAATGACGATTTTGCTCAAGAAGTTAGCGAATTTCAAACCATAGCTGAATTGCGCTCGAACTTGGAATCAAGATTTCAAGAGCAAGCACAAGACAAAACAAAGGCTAACAGGCAGCAAGCTATACTGGATGAACTGCTCAACCAAGTAGAAGTAGATTTGCCTCAAACACTGATCGAGCAAGAGGTTGATGAGTTACTTACTCAAACGGCAATGCGGTTGAGCAGTCAAGGAATTGACATCAAGATGCTGTTTAACCAGGAAACTATTCCCCAGTTAAGGGAGCGTTCTCGCCCGGAAGCGATCGATCGCCTCAAGCGTTCCTTAGCCCTCAAAGAAATTGCCAAGCAAGAATCCATCGAGGTAGAACCGGAAGCTTTAGCAGCACGATTTAAAGAGGTGATGGATCAATACCAAAATAGTAAAGATATCGATCCCGATCGACTGCGCGAAGTAATCGAAAACGAACTACTGACCGAAAAAATCCTCTCATGGCTAGACGAGCATTCCACCATCGAACTGGTAGAAGAAGGTTCCTTGAGCCAGAGTAGCCAGGAAGATTCGGAAGAAGTAGCAACTTCCGTAACTGCTGAAGTGTCCCCAACTGAATCTGAGCCAAGTTCAAGCGAACAGCCGCAAACTTAA
- the clpP gene encoding ATP-dependent Clp endopeptidase proteolytic subunit ClpP: MIPMVVEQSGMGERAFDIYSRLLRERIVFLGTPVDDEVSDSIVAQLLFLDAEDPEKDIQLYINSPGGSVTAGMAIYDTIQQIRPDVVTICYGLAASMGAFLLAAGTRGKRMSLPNSRIMIHQPLGGAQGQAVDIEIQAKEILYHKRQLNELLAYHTGQPLEKIEVDTERDFFMSAGEAKNYGLIDQVISRQNLPNAGNAVTTLK; this comes from the coding sequence GTGATTCCAATGGTGGTAGAACAGTCGGGAATGGGAGAACGGGCGTTTGATATTTACTCGCGCCTGTTGCGGGAGCGAATAGTTTTTCTAGGAACCCCAGTTGACGACGAAGTATCTGACTCGATCGTTGCCCAACTGCTATTCCTAGACGCTGAAGACCCCGAAAAAGATATTCAACTGTACATTAATTCCCCTGGCGGTTCGGTGACGGCAGGTATGGCGATTTACGACACCATACAACAGATTCGCCCCGACGTTGTTACCATTTGTTATGGTTTAGCAGCAAGTATGGGTGCTTTTCTTTTGGCAGCAGGAACCCGTGGTAAACGGATGTCTCTACCAAACTCCCGGATCATGATTCACCAGCCTTTGGGTGGAGCCCAAGGACAGGCAGTTGATATTGAGATTCAAGCCAAGGAAATCCTTTATCATAAACGTCAGTTAAACGAATTACTGGCTTATCATACAGGTCAACCCCTGGAAAAAATAGAAGTCGATACCGAGCGCGACTTCTTCATGTCTGCTGGTGAGGCCAAAAATTATGGTCTTATCGATCAGGTCATCTCTAGGCAAAACCTACCTAACGCAGGAAATGCCGTTACCACACTCAAATAA